The Candidatus Beckwithbacteria bacterium region CCATCAGGTTCAGGTAAATCAACCTTGATGCATATTTTAGGAGCACTGGATACTCCAAGTTCTGGGGAATATATTTTGGATGGTAAAAAAGTTAGTAATTTGACAGATGATGAGCTAGCTGAAATTCGCAACAAAAAAATTGGGTTTGTTTTCCAAGCATATAACTTATTACCTAGAACTACAGCTCTTCGGAATGTAATGGTGCCTATGATGTATGGCAATGTTCCTAAAGCCAAGCGCGAGCAAAAAGCTAAAGAGCTTTTAGAATTAGTTGGTTTGGGTGATCGGCTTTATCATCACTCCAATCAATTATCTGGAGGCCAACAGCAGCGGGTGGCGATTGCTCGAGCCTTATCTATGGACCCAGCTATTATTTTAGCTGATGAGCCAACTGGAAATATTTCTGGCAAGCATGTTGAAGAGATTATGAAAACTTTTAATGATCTCAATAAAAAAGGCCATACCATTATTATTATTACTCATGAGAAAGATATTGCTGATATGACTAAAAGAATTATCTTTTTGAAAGATGGCCATCTAGTTGAAGATCGAAGAAAAAGAAAAAATAAAATTTAAAATTATGGATCTAATTGAAATTTTTAACGAAAGCAGTTTAACTCTAACAGTCAACAAAGTTCGAACAGGCTTAGCTATGTTGGGAGTTATTATCGGTATCGGCAGCGTAATTGCTTTAATGTCTTTAGGACAAGCTTCTCAAAAAAATATCACTGATCAAATTCAATCTTTAGGAGCCAACTTATTGACTATTCAACCTGGGGCTTCTCGTGAGGGAGGTATTAGAGGTGCTAGTGGTAGTCGAGAATCATTAACACTTGATGATGCTAAGGCCATTAAATCAGAAATATCCTTAATTTCCGATATCTCACCAGTTATTTCAGGTAACTCGCAAATCATTGCTGGTAGAAATAATACTAACACCCAAGTTTATGGAGTATACCCAGAATATCTGACGGTTAATAATGTGGAGATAGAGTATGGCTCATTTATTAGTGAACGGCAGATTACTGCTATGAGTAGAGTAGCCGTATTGGGGCCCGATGTGGTAACCGATTTGTTTGGTGAAGGAGCCAATCCTGTTGGTCAGTCAATCCGGATTGATAGCCAATCTTTAAAAATAATCGGAGTAACTACTAGCAAAGGAGGGACTGGGATGATGAGCCAGGATAGTATGATTTTTGTGCCCCTAACCGTTGCCCAAAAAATACTGTATGGTCAAAATTATCTTTCTACTCTGAGCTTGAGTGTTGTTAATGAAAATTCGATGAGCCAGGCCCAAGATGAAGTAGAAGCTCTTTTGCTTAAGCGTCATGGGATTAGTGATCCAGATAGTGCTGATTTCCGGATCATGAATCAAGAAGATTTGATTGATACAGTTAGTTCGGTGACTGGAACTTTTACCACTCTTTTAGCTGGAATTGCAGCTATTTCTTTAGTAGTTGGTGGGATTGGAATTATGAATATTATGTTGGTCACCGTAACAGAAAGGACTCGGGAAATTGGGTTACGCAAAGCTTTAGGAGCTAAAAAGCGGGTTGTGATTTATCAATTTTTAATTGAAGCTATTTTGATCACCTTTATTGGAGGGATTATTGGAGTCGTAATCGGGATTAGTATTTCTCTTATTTTGTCTTCAGTGATGAGTTTGCCATTTACTATTGCCCCCACTTCAATTCTGCTGGCATTTGGAGTTTCAGTGCTGATTGGAGTTGTCTTTGGCTGGTATCCTGCTCAAAAAGCTGCAAAACTTCAGCCGATTGAAGCACTACGCTACGAATAAAATTCAAAAGTAATTATATATTTTTAAAACCTTCCCATTGTTTTTAGAAATTAAAACTTCTAGACTAGAAGTAGTATGGTTTCTCTGCCCAAAAAAACCAAAATAACAACTATAAGTAGTGATACTGTATATAGTAAATACACTAGTCAAACTGCAGAAGCAATAGAGGCTAACTTTACTACCAGCCGGTCTAAAGGTTTGAGTAGTCAAGAAGCTGTTAAACGATTGCAGGAATTTGGTCTCAATAAGCTTTCTGGCAAAAAACTGAGTGCTCTAACTATTTTTAAACGTCAGTTTGCTTCCCCTTTTATTTATATGTTGCTGGTAGCAGCTGGTCTGGCCTACATCTTGGGGGAGCATATGGATGGCTCCATGATTTTGCTGTTTGTACTTATTAATAGTGTTTTAGGATTTTTCCAAGAATATCGGTCAGAACAAGCTTTAAAACTGCTCCAACAATATACTGCCACTCACAATTTAGTACGGCGAGACGGGAAAGATATTTTTATTGAGGCTAAAAATGTGGTGCCTGGTGATATTTTGTTAGTCAAACCTGGTGATATTGTTGATGCTGATAGTAGACTATTGGAGAGTAATAGTTTGTTAGTAGATGAATCTATTTTGACTGGAGAAAGTGACATGGTGTCTAAAACTGCTCAACCTTTAACAAAAGTAAGTACTGAAATTTTTAAAGCTGATAATATTCTTTTTTCCGGAACAAGCGTCGTTAGTGGGACTGGTTTGGCAGTAGTAGTGGCTACTGGCAAAAAAACTGTAGTTGGAAGCATTGCTAAGCTTAGTAGCGAAACAGTGCGTACTAGTGGTTTTGAAAAAGGCATGAATAAATTTAGCGGCTTTGTCTTACGTTTGGTTTTAGTAACTCTAGTTATGGTTTTTCTGGCCAATATTTTGATAAAGGGAGATCAGGCTAATTTTGTTGAATTGGTTATTTTTTCCATAGCTTTGGCTGCAGCAGTTATCCCCGAAGCTCTGCCTTTGGTCAGCACCTTTTCACTATCTAGAGGAGCGTTACGCTTAGCTAAACATAAAGTAGTAGTAAAGCGTTTATCAGCTATTGAAGACTTAGGTGGCATTCAAGTTTTGTGTACTGATAAAACCGGGACAATTACACAAAATAAACTAAAAGTGGTTGACTTTTTTACTAGAAATAAAGCCCAGCTACTTTGGTATGCCAAAAAAGCGATGCCTGCTAAAAATCACTGCAATGGCCAGGATCCTTTTGATACAGCTATAGAAAAAGCCAGTCAGCAACACCCCTTTCATCAGGAAGGAGCAATCAAACATTTAGGGGAATTACCTTTTGATCCGGATAGGCGTCGAGGGAGTGTAATCATTAGCATTGATGGTCAGGATAAACTTATTGTGCGTGGAGCAGCTGAGTCAATTTTGCCATTTTGTGACAATGTGGATCTGCAGGAGAGAAAAAAACTAGATGATTGGATTGATGAGCAAGGGAAGTTGGGACGACGAGTTTTGGCAATTGCTTATAAAAATCAGCATTTTATTCCTAATTACGAAGCTAAAGTCGAAGAAAAAAAACTATCCTTTTTAGGCTGTATTGCCTTTGTTGATCCTTTGAAAAAAACTACTAAAGAAGCAGTGGCCAAAGCCAGAAGTTTGGGGTTGATGGTCAAGATAATTACCGGTGATAGTTCAGCCG contains the following coding sequences:
- a CDS encoding ABC transporter ATP-binding protein, which gives rise to MSIIKADNLSKVYKVSEDVETIALEKVSFNIEKGEYVAIMGPSGSGKSTLMHILGALDTPSSGEYILDGKKVSNLTDDELAEIRNKKIGFVFQAYNLLPRTTALRNVMVPMMYGNVPKAKREQKAKELLELVGLGDRLYHHSNQLSGGQQQRVAIARALSMDPAIILADEPTGNISGKHVEEIMKTFNDLNKKGHTIIIITHEKDIADMTKRIIFLKDGHLVEDRRKRKNKI
- a CDS encoding FtsX-like permease family protein, with translation MDLIEIFNESSLTLTVNKVRTGLAMLGVIIGIGSVIALMSLGQASQKNITDQIQSLGANLLTIQPGASREGGIRGASGSRESLTLDDAKAIKSEISLISDISPVISGNSQIIAGRNNTNTQVYGVYPEYLTVNNVEIEYGSFISERQITAMSRVAVLGPDVVTDLFGEGANPVGQSIRIDSQSLKIIGVTTSKGGTGMMSQDSMIFVPLTVAQKILYGQNYLSTLSLSVVNENSMSQAQDEVEALLLKRHGISDPDSADFRIMNQEDLIDTVSSVTGTFTTLLAGIAAISLVVGGIGIMNIMLVTVTERTREIGLRKALGAKKRVVIYQFLIEAILITFIGGIIGVVIGISISLILSSVMSLPFTIAPTSILLAFGVSVLIGVVFGWYPAQKAAKLQPIEALRYE
- a CDS encoding HAD-IC family P-type ATPase → MVSLPKKTKITTISSDTVYSKYTSQTAEAIEANFTTSRSKGLSSQEAVKRLQEFGLNKLSGKKLSALTIFKRQFASPFIYMLLVAAGLAYILGEHMDGSMILLFVLINSVLGFFQEYRSEQALKLLQQYTATHNLVRRDGKDIFIEAKNVVPGDILLVKPGDIVDADSRLLESNSLLVDESILTGESDMVSKTAQPLTKVSTEIFKADNILFSGTSVVSGTGLAVVVATGKKTVVGSIAKLSSETVRTSGFEKGMNKFSGFVLRLVLVTLVMVFLANILIKGDQANFVELVIFSIALAAAVIPEALPLVSTFSLSRGALRLAKHKVVVKRLSAIEDLGGIQVLCTDKTGTITQNKLKVVDFFTRNKAQLLWYAKKAMPAKNHCNGQDPFDTAIEKASQQHPFHQEGAIKHLGELPFDPDRRRGSVIISIDGQDKLIVRGAAESILPFCDNVDLQERKKLDDWIDEQGKLGRRVLAIAYKNQHFIPNYEAKVEEKKLSFLGCIAFVDPLKKTTKEAVAKARSLGLMVKIITGDSSAVAGAVATEIGLIADPKQVMLGEDLLQLTPRKQKEAVESYSVFARVSPQTKHHIIELLEQQFEVGYLGEGINDAPALKAANVALVVQGASDIAREAADIILLKSSLKVIVDGIEEGREVFANTLKYIKITLSSNFGNFFAVAISSLVIPFLPMLPIQILLVNLLSDFPLIAVATDSVDPAEVKKPESYNLKEFALIATTMGLVSTVFDFIFFGMFFKYSPSVLQTNWYIGSILTELILMYSLRTRSVFFKAKLPSLTIIILSILAIGTTIALPFTHFGQSIFQFTPPTPYFLTIIIGLVLLYFLSTEIVKRFFYKLVQS